Proteins encoded together in one Planctomycetia bacterium window:
- a CDS encoding VCBS repeat-containing protein: LSGGDPQPAGDALPATPQCLGVSSPLLRRVVLKGSLTAQPAISAIDYAPANNGDTDFNSVQVFTESTSAVFEPGSALEDAKYTGEVTLGDIDADGDLALGDLNGDGSLDALLVTDQRFHIAMNDGSGRFQYSSSPQLTNVAAVALGDLDRDGDLDAVFAGAANSQSVWVNNGHGVFTRL; encoded by the coding sequence CCTCTCTGGAGGAGATCCACAGCCAGCCGGCGACGCGCTTCCAGCGACGCCGCAGTGCCTTGGGGTCTCATCACCCCTGCTACGAAGGGTAGTGCTCAAAGGTTCATTGACAGCGCAGCCGGCAATAAGTGCGATCGACTATGCTCCCGCCAACAACGGAGACACGGACTTTAACTCCGTCCAAGTGTTTACGGAGTCTACGTCGGCCGTTTTTGAGCCAGGCTCCGCGCTCGAGGACGCGAAATACACCGGTGAAGTGACGCTGGGTGACATCGACGCTGACGGCGACCTCGCACTCGGTGATCTCAACGGCGACGGTTCGTTGGACGCATTGCTGGTCACCGACCAGCGGTTTCACATTGCGATGAACGATGGCTCCGGCCGATTCCAATACTCTAGTTCCCCGCAGTTGACGAACGTGGCGGCCGTGGCGCTTGGCGATCTCGACCGGGACGGCGATCTCGACGCCGTGTTCGCGGGGGCCGCGAACAGCCAATCGGTCTGGGTGAACAACGGTCACGGCGTTTTCACGCGCCTGTAA